In Leishmania braziliensis MHOM/BR/75/M2904 complete genome, chromosome 31, one genomic interval encodes:
- a CDS encoding tryparedoxin-like protein, whose amino-acid sequence MEPNFFNNSGLMLLCKDGSAVRAIDVLKDSEYVLMYFSAHWCPPCRAFTPLLKKFYETHHAKKKFEVVFMSMDRSEREMMNYFRESHGDYYCLPYEDAKSMARVWGDSYKFKSIPTLLVFENANPRRLIARCGRNMVTQDPSAEAFPWPDADAMQPTGLPIFEYACKAVILVGILSLLYSLMSRSS is encoded by the coding sequence ATGGAACCTAATTTCTTTAACAACTCGGGGCTCATGCTCCTCTGCAaggacggcagcgccgttcGCGCTATCGATGTTTTGAAGGACTCTGAGTACGTGCTTATGTACTTCTCCGCGCACTGGTGCCCGCCATGCCGCGCTTTCACTCCGCTGCTGAAGAAGTTCTACGAGACCCACCACGCCAAGAAGAAGTTCGAGGTTGTATTCATGTCGATGGATCGAtctgagagagagatgatGAACTATTTCCGTGAGTCGCATGGAGACTACTACTGCCTCCCGTACGAGGATGCGAAGTCGATGGCCCGCGTGTGGGGGGACTCATACAAGTTCAAGTCAATTCCTACGCTTCTTGTGTTCGAGAACGCAAATCCGCGCAGGCTGATTGCGCGATGCGGACGAAACATGGTCACCCAAGACCCATCTGCGGAAGCGTTTCCTTGGCCCGATGCAGACGCGATGCAGCCGACTGGGTTACCCATCTTTGAGTACGCCTGTAAGGCAGTCATTCTGGTTGGTATCTTGTCTCTCCTCTACTCGTTGATGAGCCGCAGCTCGTGA